A stretch of the Lactuca sativa cultivar Salinas chromosome 9, Lsat_Salinas_v11, whole genome shotgun sequence genome encodes the following:
- the LOC111878618 gene encoding remorin 4.1 produces MSDYDRSVQDLYSDEDIRDVHALTPPFSPLHSSPSMTTSDQASRGGFSNMSVTNSTLVLAGSPIASRSSIAENDHSVNWGFGLHPPAALSSVLGDRGSVVTADHGRDDQVLVSVTSFKKEEVESKITAWKNAKVAEINNRFKCEDAIIKGWESEQAQQSALRMKKVERKLEEKRARALEKMENEIAKAHHKAEERRASAEAKRGTKIARVLEVANLMKAVGRSPVKNSFF; encoded by the exons ATGTCTGATTATGATAGAAGCGTCCAAGATCTTTATAGCGATGAAGATATTAGGGATGTACATGCTTTGACTCCACCATTTTCCCCTCTTCATTCATCTCCTTCCATGACTACAAGTGATCAAGCTTCACGTGGAGGTTTTTCAAATATGAGTGTTACTAATAGTACACTGGTGCTCGCAGGATCACCCATAGCGAGCAGAAGCAGCATAGCTGAAAACGATCATTCTGTCAACTGGGGTTTCGGATTGCATCCTCCGGCGGCCTTATCTTCTGTGTTAGGAGATCGTGGTTCTGTTGTAACTGCTGACCATGGTCGAGATGATCAGGTGTTGGTGTCTGTGACAAGCTTTAAGAAGGAAGAGGTTGAATCCAAGATAACAGCATGGAAGAATGCTAAGGTTGCTGAGATCAACAATAGGTTTAAGTGTGAGGACGCCATAATCAAAGGTTGGGAAAGCGAGCAGGCTCAACAGTCTGCTTTACGAATGAAGAAAGTCGAG AGAAAGCTTGAAGAGAAGCGAGCAAGAGCGTTGGAAAAGATGGAGAATGAGATAGCAAAAGCACATCATAAGGCTGAAGAACGAAGAGCATCAGCAGAGGCAAAGAGGGGAACGAAAATTGCTAGGGTTCTTGAAGTAGCCAACTTGATGAAGGCTGTGGGAAGGTCTCCTGTTAAGAACTCGTTTTTTTAA
- the LOC111878638 gene encoding remorin 4.1, with the protein MFIEASTRQHQQQQDEDEDDENIREIHALSPPSLSPPPPPPQQQQQPPHHPRRGETWETTSHRSSNLSIGSTETENFTTMSREFNALVLAGNDIDVNEHNEPISNLQRIREEEILVENNPLAIVADNNPRVASPARLGNGGGGAGGGGMSLISSSSGGTHGDVSSVQRVKKEEVESKISAWQNAKIAKINNRFKRDDAIITGWESEQVQKSTSWMKKIERKLEEKRAKAMEKMQNDVAKARRKAEEKRATAEAKRGTKVARVLEIANLMRAVGRGPTKRSFF; encoded by the exons ATGTTCATTGAAGCTTCCACTAGacagcatcaacaacaacaagatgaagatgaagacgatgAAAACATAAGAGAAATACATGCCCTGTCGCCACCATcactatcaccaccaccaccaccaccacaacaacaacaacaaccaccgcaccACCCTCGCCGGGGAGAAACTTGGGAAACAACCAGCCACAGATCATCAAATCTCTCCATAGGCAGCACGGAAACCGAAAACTTTACCACCATGAGTAGGGAGTTTAACGCCTTGGTACTTGCAGGAAACGACATAGATGTTAATGAACACAACGAGCCAATTAGTAACTTGCAGAGGATCAGGGAGGAAGAAATTCTGGTGGAAAACAATCCTTTGGCGATTGTTGCGGATAATAATCCAAGGGTGGCTTCTCCGGCAAGACTTGGTAACGGTGGCGGCGGCGCTGGTGGTGGTGGGATGAGTTTGATAAGTAGTAGCAGTGGGGGTACCCATGGCGATGTGTCTTCTGTGCAACGGGTGAAGAAAGAGGAGGTGGAATCTAAGATATCGGCATGGCAGAACGCCAAAATTGCGAAGATCAACAACCGTTTCAAGCGGGATGATGCGATCATCACTGGTTGGGAGAGCGAACAGGTTCAGAAGTCCACTTCGTGGATGAAGAAAATCGAG AGAAAATTGGAGGAAAAACGAGCAAAAGCAATGGAGAAGATGCAAAATGATGTAGCAAAAGCTAGAAGGAAAGCAGAGGAAAAACGAGCAACCGCAGAGGCCAAGAGAGGAACCAAAGTGGCCAGGGTTTTGGAAATAGCCAACTTGATGAGAGCTGTTGGACGAGGTCCTACAAAACgatctttcttttag